The Nodularia sp. LEGE 06071 nucleotide sequence ATTTGGCAGATATTTCAGCACAACTGGCTGTTATCCACATTCCCGACCATTGTTTAGCCTTAGCAGCACTTTCTGGCTTCTATCGCCTTTGTTTTGTGGCTGTTTTTGGCTTACAAAAATATTATAACATCTAAATAGATGCAGTTAGATGTAATATAGCAGTATTAAAATAAAAATTACTTGATGTAGTTAACAGCGATACCGCAGCAGTTTAAACTAAAGGGGTGATCACAACGTATGATTTAGGAGAAAATTTGAAACAAAAATGATGCATGAGCAAGCGTTTTAGTGTAACGCTACCTGATACCGTATTTGAGCAGCTAGAAACACTAGCTGATAATCAAGGGCGGACTACTGC carries:
- a CDS encoding ribbon-helix-helix domain-containing protein: MSKRFSVTLPDTVFEQLETLADNQGRTTANLAAYLLELGVRNMKLEPLPTEKKKKK